From the genome of Chania multitudinisentens RB-25, one region includes:
- a CDS encoding DUF932 domain-containing protein — protein sequence MTRLASRFGAVNIVRRDRPLTRDELAHYVPSVFSEEKHESRSDRYTYIPTITLLDNLQREGFQPFFACQTRVRDQSKREHTKHMLRLRREGQITGKQVPEIILLNSHDGSSSYQMLPGLFRSVCQNGLICGESFGEVRVPHKGNVVEKVIEGAYEVLGIFDRVEEKRDAMQSLLLPPPAQLAMAKAALTYRFGEEHQPVTESQILSPRRWQDESNDLWTTYQRIQENLIKGGLSGRTTKGKRAQTRAVKGIDGDVKLNRALWVMAENMLQLAS from the coding sequence ATGACCCGATTAGCCAGCCGCTTTGGTGCGGTCAATATTGTACGCCGTGACCGCCCGCTAACCCGTGATGAACTGGCACATTATGTACCGAGTGTCTTCAGTGAGGAAAAGCATGAATCACGCAGTGACCGGTACACCTATATCCCGACCATTACCCTGCTCGATAACCTGCAACGTGAAGGCTTCCAGCCGTTCTTTGCCTGCCAGACCCGCGTCCGAGATCAGAGCAAGCGTGAACACACCAAGCACATGCTGCGCCTGCGCCGCGAAGGTCAAATCACCGGCAAGCAGGTGCCAGAAATTATTCTGCTTAACAGCCATGATGGCTCCAGCTCATACCAAATGCTACCGGGGCTATTTAGATCGGTTTGCCAAAATGGGCTGATTTGCGGTGAGAGTTTTGGTGAGGTGCGGGTGCCGCATAAAGGCAATGTGGTGGAGAAAGTCATTGAAGGGGCTTACGAAGTACTGGGGATATTTGACCGAGTGGAAGAGAAGCGCGATGCCATGCAGTCGCTGCTGTTACCGCCACCGGCCCAACTAGCAATGGCAAAAGCGGCATTAACCTATCGCTTTGGTGAAGAGCATCAGCCGGTGACGGAATCGCAGATCCTTTCCCCGCGCCGCTGGCAGGATGAGAGTAACGACCTGTGGACCACTTACCAACGCATTCAGGAGAACCTGATTAAAGGCGGACTGTCGGGACGAACGACGAAAGGTAAACGCGCTCAAACCCGCGCCGTCAAGGGTATCGACGGGGATGTAAAGCTCAATCGCGCTCTGTGGGTGATGGCCGAGAATATGCTGCAGCTTGCTTCATGA
- a CDS encoding IrmA family protein, which produces MPSVSRLVKGLPVIAGLMLCHLSSAYADEQRYISIRNTDTVWVPGNVCVYQFRLDNGGSGEGFGPLTLSLRLKDKSGNTLAMGNMEVAPFGDSDAPRSQEAFLEHECVENVSAVEIMKATEERNGHQVRLPLSVFDPQYYQPLSVSVAGKKAS; this is translated from the coding sequence ATGCCATCCGTGAGCCGATTGGTTAAAGGTTTACCTGTCATCGCCGGTTTAATGCTGTGTCACCTGTCATCCGCTTATGCTGACGAACAACGCTATATCAGTATCCGCAACACGGATACGGTCTGGGTACCAGGCAATGTTTGCGTCTACCAGTTCCGTCTGGATAACGGCGGCAGCGGCGAGGGCTTCGGTCCGCTGACCCTTTCCCTGCGTCTGAAAGACAAAAGTGGCAACACACTGGCGATGGGGAATATGGAGGTAGCCCCCTTTGGCGATAGCGACGCTCCCCGTTCTCAGGAGGCTTTTCTGGAGCATGAATGTGTTGAAAACGTCAGTGCCGTTGAAATCATGAAGGCGACCGAAGAGCGCAACGGCCATCAGGTTAGGCTGCCACTGTCCGTTTTCGACCCACAGTATTACCAGCCACTGTCAGTATCGGTTGCTGGGAAGAAGGCATCATAA